A part of Larkinella insperata genomic DNA contains:
- the pnuC gene encoding nicotinamide riboside transporter PnuC has product MKDFFDIDSIFFTVLGYPMSYLEFVGTVVGALATWWSARANIWSWPAGLISVTTFFFLFYQIQLYPDMFLQIFFFITNLMGWWQWTHPKTGEEDRKSELKISQLSRQQFGLILVAGALATVLFGTIAGNLHEWFPMLFNKPSAFPYLDSFTSVMSIVATFLLIRKKVETWYVWLLVDAISAYMYFVKGLKVVGIEYAFYCVIAVMGAYHFTREYRSYRQPAV; this is encoded by the coding sequence ATGAAGGATTTTTTCGACATTGATTCGATTTTTTTTACGGTACTCGGCTACCCGATGAGCTACCTGGAGTTTGTTGGCACCGTCGTTGGGGCGTTGGCTACCTGGTGGTCGGCCCGGGCCAACATTTGGAGCTGGCCCGCTGGCCTGATCAGCGTGACCACGTTCTTTTTCCTCTTTTACCAGATTCAGTTGTACCCCGACATGTTTCTGCAAATCTTCTTTTTTATCACGAATTTGATGGGCTGGTGGCAGTGGACCCATCCCAAAACGGGCGAAGAAGATCGAAAAAGTGAGTTGAAAATTAGTCAGTTGTCGCGGCAACAATTCGGGTTAATCCTCGTCGCGGGAGCGTTGGCGACGGTTTTGTTCGGCACCATTGCCGGGAATCTGCACGAGTGGTTTCCGATGCTGTTCAACAAGCCCAGCGCCTTTCCCTATCTGGATTCGTTTACGTCGGTGATGAGCATTGTGGCCACGTTCTTACTGATTCGAAAGAAAGTGGAGACGTGGTACGTCTGGCTGCTGGTCGATGCCATTAGCGCTTATATGTATTTTGTGAAAGGGCTGAAGGTGGTCGGCATTGAATACGCTTTTTACTGCGTGATTGCCGTTATGGGAGCCTACCACTTCACCCGGGAATACCGGAGTTATCGCCAGCCCGCCGTATGA
- a CDS encoding 3'-5' exonuclease: MPFLVLDLEMTGPEPDWNEIIQIGAVLFDDQWVERGRYLTNVYPENEEAFSSSSEQIHNLSLADLEDAPMIYDVLPELENWIMEKLSIRKTQQTTDNTPYLRDVIICGQSVINDINFLKEAYRLEKLKWPYSRTLIDLHTLGYFSFRILKKNGKPVPSRLSLKDIAGHFGFERESEHHNALEDAVLTAQCLKEVFKLADTLKLS; this comes from the coding sequence ATGCCATTCCTTGTGCTCGACCTTGAGATGACCGGCCCGGAACCGGACTGGAACGAAATTATTCAGATTGGTGCCGTACTCTTCGACGATCAATGGGTCGAACGGGGGCGTTACCTGACGAATGTGTACCCCGAAAACGAAGAAGCCTTTTCCAGTTCGTCCGAACAGATTCATAACCTGTCGCTGGCCGACCTGGAAGATGCGCCCATGATTTACGACGTGCTGCCGGAACTCGAGAATTGGATCATGGAAAAGCTGAGCATCCGGAAAACCCAGCAAACGACCGACAACACCCCGTACCTGCGCGACGTGATCATCTGCGGCCAGAGCGTCATCAACGACATTAATTTCCTGAAAGAAGCCTACCGGCTGGAAAAGCTCAAATGGCCGTACTCGCGCACATTGATCGACCTGCACACGCTGGGTTATTTTAGCTTCCGCATCCTGAAAAAGAACGGCAAACCCGTTCCGTCCCGGCTGAGCCTGAAAGATATTGCGGGCCATTTTGGTTTCGAGCGCGAATCCGAACACCACAACGCCCTGGAAGATGCCGTGCTGACGGCGCAGTGCCTGAAGGAAGTTTTCAAACTGGCCGATACGCTGAAATTAAGCTAA
- a CDS encoding ATP-binding protein, translated as MIGDITLICLYGPESVGKTTLAKQLAAHYQTVFVHEVARDLITSNDLTLEDYVRIGHAQTETVLKALPTANRLLICDTDVVTTALYSEIYLNDVPPVLAELEKDVPYDRYFLLNIDVPWVADGLRDLGHRRQEIYQRFKNALEARHLPYIEVSGSWADRWATVTAEIDRLLA; from the coding sequence ATGATTGGAGACATTACCCTGATTTGCCTCTACGGTCCCGAAAGCGTTGGCAAAACCACGCTGGCGAAGCAGTTGGCGGCTCATTACCAGACGGTTTTTGTGCACGAAGTGGCCCGCGACCTGATCACGTCGAATGACCTGACGCTGGAGGATTACGTCCGGATCGGCCACGCCCAGACCGAAACCGTGCTGAAGGCCCTTCCAACCGCGAACCGGCTGCTGATTTGTGATACGGACGTGGTGACGACGGCGCTGTATTCCGAAATTTACCTGAACGACGTACCGCCGGTGCTGGCCGAACTCGAAAAAGACGTGCCCTACGACCGGTATTTTCTGCTGAACATCGACGTACCGTGGGTCGCCGACGGTTTGCGGGATCTGGGTCACCGGCGTCAGGAAATCTACCAGCGCTTCAAAAACGCCCTCGAAGCGCGCCACCTTCCATACATCGAAGTGTCGGGCAGTTGGGCCGACCGCTGGGCGACGGTAACCGCCGAGATTGACCGGCTGTTAGCTTAA